The stretch of DNA ATGGGTGCAGCCGTGGCATCCAGAATATAGGCCAGCTTGGCCCGGGAAATGTTGAATTTATCAGTCACCGGTCGCATGACGGTACCAACGGTCAAACTGTTGAAATAGTCATCAATAAAAATCATGATCCCGAGAAACAGTGTGGCCAACTGGGCTCCGGACCTGGACTTAATTTTGCCGGCAGCCCACTTGCCGTAGGCCGCAGAACCACCGGCAACGGTTACCAGATGAACCAGAATACCTAAAATCACCAGAAAAGATAAAATAGATAAGTTCCATGGATCGGTTAATTTTTCACTGGCAATACTAAATACTTTATTTAACGTAGCCGCCGGCCGGTACTGGCTGAGAATGAACGCACCGGATATAATACCTAAAGCCAGGGAAGGAAGCACTCTTTTGGTGATTAATGCCAAACCAATGGCCAGCACAGGCGGTAAAACAGAAAGCCATTGATATTCCATAAACACATCTCCTTTATTAGTATATATTATCAAAACAAAAAACAACCAGAGGAATACCGCCAGTTGCTTGCAAAAGTATATGCCTCCCCCTTTCCTTCTGAAAATAGTAAGATAGTGCTCCACAGGAAATATGAAGGAAATACCTCCTGTGACAGTGTTGTACCTGTTCGGCACAACCCCAGCATTGAGAGCGGGACACTCCCAACACTTCGGCGGGCATTCCTTTCCTTGTAAATCACCGACTCTCCCTGTCTCATTACAAGTACTCTTAATAACCCGCAACCTCTACCCCACCTTTATAATGCTAAGATGAGGCATTATGTTCAATTTTTCTTTTTAATATTATAACAGCCCTATTCATAAGTCAACTGTAAAATGATATAATATTTATTTCTATATATGTATATTTATGCAAAACTCTTTTGTTTTAATTATTTAAGAAATAACCGTTTTCTTTTGGTTTACATATTATAGCAGTGCGGAATTTGGCTTGATCAACTTTATTAAGTGAGGTGCCATAATGAAAATGTTTCAGACCGCTTACTGCTCCGGCATAACCGGTGTTGCCGAAATCTACGGGGGACCGCTTGCTCCTCAAATTACCGGTGTGATGTACTTGCAAGAAGTAACCGGCGGTACCTGGGTCACTGTAGAAATATACGGTCTCCCGCCCTATCGTCCGGCCTGGAACGGCCAGGATCCCGTTGGTCCCCACGGATTTCATATCCATGCCAACCAAAGCTGCCAGGTGGGTGATCCCACCAACCCTTTCCAGGCTGCCGGTGATCACTGGAATCCCACAGATCAGCCCCATGGCAACCATGCCGGGGATTTTCCGGTATTGTTCTCCAATAACGGTTATGCCAGAATGTGTTTTTTTACCAACAAGTTTCATGTCGCACAGGCTGTCGGCAAAACTGTTATTATACATGAAAACCCGGACGATTACCGCAGCCAGCCTGCTGGTAAAGCCGGCAAACGTTTAGCCTGCGGAGTTATCAAACGGTTACGTTAAGTGCCGCCATAAAAAAGAGGCTGCACTTTAAGGCAGCCTCTTAATTTATTTAGTTAAGGCGGGTTTCCAGTAGTCATGAATAATGCTCTGCCCGTAGGTGGTGCCGGGCACTGCCCAGCGGGCATTTAATTTTTGCCAAGTGGGAGCAATGCCCCGTTTTACCAGAGTAAATCTCGGGTCAACCAGCACCTTGCCGGGAGGCAACGGGTTAGTGGTGGCATAGGCATAAAGATGCTGGATATGCGCCTCCACACCGGCCTCCGGCGTGGCAAAAATTGCCCCGTGTACACCGGGTTCAAAACGTACCTGGGCCGGATCAGCCCCATTGAGAGATTCCTGCCCGGTACAAGGAGTACCGGTGGCCCAAAGGCCGCAATAGTTATTTTGCCATGGTTGGACATCCCCGGTAAACTGCCAGTAGTGGGTTTCTTTGGCAGCCTGAGCAAAAGCCAAATCTCCCCTTATGCCATAAGCAGCACCAATTTTAATATAAAGGTCTGCCAGATCAGGAATGGGAATAAACTGACGGTTCAGTTGTTGTTCCATTTTATTTTTAATGCGAGGCGTTTCTGCTGCAATCCAGGCTCTTAACTGGTCCGCCGAAGCGATAGATGGTCCTAAGATGGTCAAATCTGCCGTATTTATCATATTGCCGTCAGGCAATTTGATCCGAGTGTCATATTTTCTCAGCTGATCCCTGTATTGCCTGAATAGCTGCATGTGTTCCGGACTAAAACCGGCAGGATCCATCTTCAGCAAATCTTCAGAATAGATAATAGTTTTATCCGGCAACCGCAGGTTTGTTTTAAATGATGCCAGTTCCTGTAATAAAGCTACCTCTGAAGTTGCAGGCATAACTGCAGGAATATCGGTTGCCGGCGGCTCAACAGGTACAACCGGCGCTGGCGGAACAGTTTCAGGTGCCTTGTATATTTCAACAGTACGCTCGGCCTGGCGCCAGTTCACCTGGCAGCCCAAGGCTTCCCCAATTACGCGCAATGGTACAACAGTGCGGTTAGCAGCAGTGATGAAGGGCTGGCCCACCTCGGGGGAGATGGCTAGCTCTTTACCGTCCACAATAATCTGTATCTCCCGGAGCTTAACCGGACGGTCGGGCAAACCTGCAGTTTGGCTTTGTTCCCTGTTAATAACCACCTGTCTGGTCGACGGCAGCCACTGTACTTGGCAACCCAGATATTCACTAATAACCCGCAAAGGCACATAAGTTCTTCCCTGCAAAATTACCGCCGGTTGATCCCCCGCTGCAATCGTTACCGGTGTACCGTTTACGACAATATTAGCCTTATGGCCGTCGGCTGCCGTTGACGGTGCTGCACCGGCCAACAACAGGCTGCTGAATAAGAAAGGTAACATAAATTTACTTATTCTGCCCAATAGTCAAATGTCACATCCTTTTTAAAAGCTCTATATGTATTAATTAGTTAAATATTGTTAAATACCTGCTTGTTTCAACAAATATTTAACACAAACTGTAAGCAACTTTGCTTATTTTAATACAACCTGTCGTGTGACTGTTGCCACATTGCCCAGTACAGCCCGCGCTTCCGAAGCAAATAATCGTGGCGGCCTCTTTCCACTACCTGTCCCCGGTGTAAAACCAGGATCTCATCCATGTCCTGCAGGCCTGTTAAGCGGTGAGTAATCACCAGAGTGGTTCGTCCCTGCATTAATTTATAAATATCAGCCAGTACCTCTTTTTCTGTGATCGGATCCAGTCCCGCTGTGGCTTCATCCAGCAGCAGTATGGGAGCGTTTTTTAGAAGCGCCCTGGCAATGGCTAAACGCTGCCGCTGGCCGCCTGAGAGTTTAAAGCCACCCTCGCCGATATAAGTTTCATAGCCTTGCGGCAAGCTTTCAATAAAAGAATGGATACCGGCCCGCTTGGCTGCCATAATTATTTCTTCTTCATCGGCCTGGGGTCTGGCCAGCCAAATGTTTTCTCTTATAGTGGCATTAAAGAGGTGGGTACGCTGTGGCACCACTGCAATTAATTTCAGAACATCATCCTGGCAGTATGTTTTGATGCTCTTACCGCCTAATAAAATTTCTCCCTGATGATAGTCCCAAAAACGCAGCAGCAGATTTACCAGAGTGCTTTTGCCGGCACCGCTGGGCCCCACCACTGCCACCCGCCCTCCCTGGGGCAAGTGCAAATGCAGGTTATCTAATACCCAGGGACCCTCATTATGATAACGAAAACGCAGGCCGGTTACCTGCAGGTTAAAATTATCCGGCGTGGTCTCGGCAACCGCCGGATCTTGCACGGCCGGTTCCGCCTCGCAAATTTTTAATAGACGCCTGACTGCTTCCCTGCTTTCTTCCCAATAAGAACTGATAAAAGATAACGGCGTCACCGCTTCCCAACTGCTTAGCACAACTAAAGCCAGCACTGCTAAATATATACCTGGCAGAAGTCCGGCTTCAACCATGGCCACAGCCGTCACCAAGACCGCCCACATAGCCAAATGCATAACCAGACCGTTCAGGGAATTGCCTAATGCGCCTAAATCCATCAACTGTTTTTGCCATCCCAGCAGCTCTCTGCTTGTCTGTTTTATTAAGTTCAGCCGCTGCGGAACCAGATCAAAGGCAATTATTTCTGTCAGCCCCTGCAGACTGTCTGTCAGCTGGGCATACAGCCTGGCCCTGACCTCTGCCCTTTGTATCCTCGCCCGACGCCCCAGGGCCGTAATTACCGGCGGCAGCACAATCCCGGACAGCAAAAAGAAAAATATAATAATATAGGCAAATTTTACATTAAATCCGGCCAGCCACCCCACAAGCGGTACCATGATCAAAAATGCTGTCAGCAGCGGTCCAACCGCCTTGAGGTAAAAATACTTTAATGTCTCCACATCTTGCACCAGACGGCTTAATAAATCGCCGCTGCGTTCATCAAGCAGGCAGGCCGGTGCCAGTGGTTCCAATTTCTGATAAAACCATACCCGGAGGCCGCTGAGAATTTGCAAAATAACCTGATGGGACAAGTATCTTTCCAGGTAGCGGCTTACCGCCCGGGCTAGGCCAAAAAAACGCACCGCCGCCGCCAATCCCACTAAATGAAGTACCGGCGGCTGCAACGCTGCCCAGGCAATCAAATAGGCCGAAACAGCCATTAATCCTATGTTGCTGCCAATGGTGCAAACACCCAGCAAACCGGCTAATATCACCGTTTGCTGGTAAGGCAGCAGCAAACGCAGCAAAAAGTTCAATATTTTCATACCGGTTCACCCCGGTAAGCATTCAGCAGCTGATAATATAGCCCTTGCTTGGCCAGTAATTCCTGATGCCGCCCCTGCTCCACCAGCCGGCCCCGGTCTAAAACCAAAATACGGTCAGCCTGGTAAACAGTGGATAAACGGTGAGCAATTATTAAAACTGTGCGTTCCTTCATCAGGTGCGCCACTGCTTCCTGCACAACCTGCTCGGCCACAGCATCCAAACCTGTGGCAGCTTCATCTAATATCAACAAAGGGGCATCCTTTAAAAAGGCCCTGGCCAATGCAATACGTTGGGCCTGGCCACCGCTCAGCCGCAGGCCCAGTTCTCCCACCGGTGTATCATAACCCCGGGGTAATTGACTGATAAACTCGTGGGCGCCGGCCATCGCCGCTGCTTTTCTGACCTGTTCCGGGGACGCACCCGGCCGCCCCAACAGAATATTGTCGGCCACCGTCCCATAAAAAAGATAAGGCTGCTGCGGCAGATAGGAAATTAAACTGCGCCACTGATCGACCGGTATTTGCGCCAGCGGTATCCCGTTGACCTTGATAAGGCCTGCCGCAGGCTCTATAAAACGCATCAGCAGGTTGGCTACGGTAGTTTTCCCGGCGCCGCTGGGGCCCACCAGGGCCACCCTTTCTCCCTGCCGCAGATCGAAGGTAATTTCCTGTAATGCCGGGCATCGGCCGGCCGAATAACAGGCACTGACCTCCCGGAAAGAGATATGCAACTGCCCGTTAATTTGCTGCCTGTCTTGCTTGCTGCCGGTTGGCGGTACATGATTTTGCAAAACTTCAAATATCCGTTCCGCAGCCGCCAGACCGGCCCTGCCGGCATGGAAGTGGCCGCCCAGCTGCCGTAAAGGCAAGTAAAATTCGGGTGCCAGTAAAAGCAAAAAAAAGGCGTGTTCAAATGAAATACGGTCATACACCAGGCGCAAACCCAGGGCAACCGCCACCAAAGCGGTGCTGACGGTGGACAGCAGTTCCAGCATCAAAGCTGACAGAAAAGCCACCCGCAGCACGCCCATGGTGGAATTTCGAAAATTTTCACTTATGCCGGCTATCACATTCAGCTGACTTTTACTTCTGCCAAATATTTTCAGGGTGGTAAGTCCCTGCAAAACATCCAGGAAATGGGCACTTAAGCGGCTTAAATCAGCCCACTGGCGTTTGGTTAAATGTTCTGCCCATTTCCCGATCAAAATCATAAACAAGGGTATCAGCGGTGCAGTGAGAAAAAAAGTTAGTCCGGCAGTTAAATCAACAGGAAAGACAAAAAACAGCACGGTCAGTGGTATCATTACAGCAAACACCAGTTGCGGTAAATAGCGGGCAAAGTAATCTTCCAAAGCCTCTACGCCTTCTGTTACCAGGTTAACCAGTTCACCGGTCCGCTCCCCCCGAACATAAAACGGACCTAAACCAAATAAGTGCTGCAACAAGCGGGTGCGCAGGTTATCTTTTATGCGGGCAGCCGCCCGGTGGGATAAAATCTCGCTGCCCCAGGAAAACAGCCACCTGATAAAAATTAAAACCAACATAATACTTAAGAGGGGCCACACTTCCTTAAGGCTTCCCGCTTGCAGAAAAACCCGATTCACCACCCGGGCCAGGCAAGCAGCTTGCAGTACCGTCACGAATCCGGTCAACAATCCAAGTCCAATGGTAAAAGCCAGTAAAAGGCGAACTTGCCTAGCTTCACGCAGCAGCCGTCGGTCAATCATGCCATCTAACCCCTTACACAAATTAAATCTAAGCCAGACTGTTGTCAAAGGTTGTAAAAACAAAGCCGATGTGGTTTTATGACCCTGCCGGGACTGCATCGTAGGTGGCCGGATTTAGTAATGCAAATCTTTTACGGTAACCCGACGGCGAAATACCCAGTAGGTCCAACCCTGATACAATAATACAACGGGCACCATGACAAGGGCTACCGCAGTCATCACTTGCAGGGTGTAGGGGCTGGACGACGCATTATAGATTGTCAGGCTCCACTCGGGCCGCAGACTGGAAACCATCACGCGAGGAAAAAGGCCCCAGAATATGGAAACAGTAAACAGGACAATGGTTAAACCGTTAACAGCAAAAGCCCAACCGTTTTTCCCGCTCCGCAGCAACAGCCAGGTCAAAGCCAAACACCCGGCGGCCCCCAGTAACACTGCTGCTGCACCGCTTTTGCCAAACAGGTCGGTGTGCACATAAGTAAGCAGGATTAATAAGAGAAATACCGGCAAAGCCAGCACCCCAAGTTTTCCCGCCAGGGAACCGGCTCGTTGCGCCAACTCCCCTTCTGTTTTCAGGCTTATAAAAAGTGCGCCATGCAGGGTAAATACCAGTAAAGTGGTTAACCCGCCGGCCAGAGTGTAGGGACTTAACAAGTCAAAAAAAGTTCCCACATATTGCATGCGGTCATTAATGGGCACCCCTTGCAATAAGTTGGTTAACGCCACACCCCACAGCAACGCCGAAATAAAGCTGCCTGCACAGATCATGGCATCCCACAGGTTGCGCCAGACAGGGTTTCTGTCACTGCTGCGAAACTCAAAAGCCACCCCTCGCACGATCAACCCCGTCAGGATGATAAAGAGTGCCAGGTAAAAGCCACTGAACAGAGTGGCATACCAGTTAGGAAAAGCCGCAAAAGCCGCCCCTCCGGCTGTAATCAACCATACTTCATTGCCATCCCAAACCGGTCCTATGGTATTGATAATCACTCGTCGCTCTGTATCGTTACCACCTAAAAAGGGCAGCAAAATTCCTACCCCGTAGTCAAAACCTTCCAGGAAAAAGAAACCCATAAACAACACCGTAATAAGAATAAACCAAAGTATGTTTAAGTCCATAAAGACACCCCCTTGTCGGTGCTGGGCAGGTCAACAGTCTCAGGCCGGTAGTCTGGCCCCTGTTGAATAAATTTAACCAGCAGGTAAACTTCTGCCAGGGCTAAAATGCCATAAATCAGTGTAAAGCCAATTAAAGTAGTGATGATTTCACCAGTCGTCACCCCCGGCGATACCGCATGTTCCACCTTTTGCAAACCGTAAACTATCCAGGGCTGACGCCCCACCTCCGCCAGGTACCAACCGGCAGTATTAGCCAGGTACGGTACCGGGATACTCCAAAGCAGGGCCTTGAGCAGCCATGGCTTGGCTTCCAGTTGGTTGGATCGCCAGTAGTAAAAGCTTAGTAGGGACAATAGCACCAACCAGCCGCCGGCCGCCACCATAATGCGAAAACTCCAGAAAAGCGAGCTGACCGGCGGTAGATAATTGCCCGGGCCGTATTGAGCCACAGCTGCCGCCTGTAAATCCTTAAGCCCCTTTACCTCGCCGCTGAAGCTGTTAAATGACAAGAAGCTAAGCAGTTTCGGAATGCTAATCTCAAAGCTGTTGGTTTGCCTTTGTTCGTCCACCACCGCCACCAGGGCAAAAGCAGCCGGGTCGGCTGTTTCCCACTGAGCCTCTGCCGCCGCCATTTTCATGGGCTGGGACTGCACTAAATACTGGGCCTGCCAATGCCCCACCAGGGTTACCGCCAGAATACTTATCAGTCCAAAAATCATTGCTATTTTAAATGACCGTCGGTATAAATCCATGTGTTTTTGACGCAGCAAATAATAGGCACTGATGCCCATAACAAAAAAAGCTGCGGTTGCATAACCGCCCAGGACAGTGTGCGGAAACTGGTAAAACACATGGGGATTGGTAATCAGGGCAAAAAAGTCTGTCATTTCGGCCCGTCCGTTGCGGATGGTATAACCCACCGGGTGCTGCATAAAGGAATTGGCAATCAGAATCCACAAAGCCGATAGGTTACTGCCCACAGCCACCAACCAGATGCTTAAGGCATGCAATTTCTTGGGCAACTTATCCCAGCCAAAAATCCACAAACCTAAAAAGGTTGATTCTAAAAAAAATGCCAACAATGCTTCAATGGCCAGGGGAGCCCCAAAAATGTCACCCACAAACCGAGAATATTCTGACCAGTTCATGCCAAAATGAAATTCCTGCACAATGCCGGTAACCACACCCATGGCAAAATTAATCAAAAACAGCTTGCCCCAAAATTTGGTCATTTTTTTATAAACTTCATTATCCGTTTTGACATACATGGTGTGCATAACGGCCACCAAAACAGACAAACCCAATGTCAGCGGAACAAATAAAAAATGGTACACCGAAGTAATGCCAAACTGCCACCTGGCCAGCAATACTTCCGTCATAAGCCTCACCTCAATTTAATTAAAGTTTATCCTGCGCAAGCCCGCTTTTTTTACACTTTCCCTCAAATCCCCCCTTTGTCAAAAGTATACATATAAATAACCGGCAGTATTGGCATTGCCTTAAAATTTTATCTTTTTGTAATTAACCTGAAAAAAATATTTAATAATAAGCAAAAGATAAAAAAGGACCAGGCCTTACAGGCCGGTCCCAGACCTTTGGTCTACTGTCAATAACCCTGCCCAAATGCAGGGTTATTGACAGTTTAATTGTTACTTGAGATATACCACTGTGGCTCCGGCACCGCCTTCTCCTGCTTCCCCCAGCCGGAAGGACTTGACCCGGGGATGGCTTTTTAATTCACGGTGTACCGCCGCTCGCAGGGCCCCGGTACCTTTGCCGTGAATTAAAATAACGCTGTTGAGGCCGGCCAGAAAGGCATCGTCCAGGTATTTTTCAATTTCCGGCCAGGCTTCATCACCGGTCATGCCTCTTAAATCCAAGCTGGTGCTGACTGTTAACGCCTTGTCTGTCAACACCTTTCCCACCTTGCTTTCACCGGTGGTAACCCGGGGTGTATTAACCCGCCGCAGCTCTTGAACAGGCACAACCATCTTTAAAATACCTGCCTGTACCTGAACATTTTCCCCCGACACGCTAAGTACATAGGCCTTCTGGTTGTACTTGGGAAGAAATACCTCCTCCCCCGGCTTCACCTGGTCGGGCACCTCACCGGCAGCGGCAGGCTGCGGTGCGCCGGTTGTTACTTTATTGGTCACCTGCTGCAATTTACTGCGGGCCTGCTGGATGGCTTCTTCCCGGTTTTTAGTATTTTCCTCCGCCAGCCTGGCTCGCAGTTCTTTCACGGCTTCCTCCGCTTCCAGGCGGGCCCGGCGTACAAAACTGCCGGCTTCTTCATGGGCCCGGGCTAAAATCTCCTCTTTCTTAGTCCTTAACTCCTCCGCCAGGCGACGGTATTCTTCCTGCAGCTGCTCACTTTCCCGCCGCAGCGCTGCTGCTGCTGCCCGGTCTTTTTCCGCTGCCTGCTGGGTTTTTTCCAGCTTATTAATTAATTCGGCCACCTGCACCTGTTCTGTGGTGAGAAACTGTCTGGCCCGGTTAACAATATCCGGCCGCAAACCCAACCTGGCAGAAATTTCAAAGGCATTGCTGCGGCCGGGGCGGCCGATCAACAGGCGGTAGGTGGGGCGCAGGGTCTCTGCATCAAACTCCACACTGGCATTCTCCACCCCGGGCGTTGTATAAGCATAATTTTTTAACTCACTGTAATGGGTGGTGGCAATGGTACAGGCCCCCCGGTTATGCAGTTCTTCCAGGATGGCCCGGGCCAGGGCCGCCCCCTCGGTGGGGTCGGTACCCGCTCCCAGCTCGTCTAACAATACCAGGGAATCCTCGTCGACCTGCTGCAAAATATGCACAATATTAGTCATATGGGAAGAAAAAGTGCTGAGAGATTGCTCAATGCTTTGCTCATCACCGATATCAGCAAATATTTTTTTATAAACGCCCATGGTCGTCCCCGCTTCCGCCGGGATATGCAGCCCTGCCTGGGTCATCAAGGCAAACAGGCCCACCGTTTTTAAGGTAACAGTTTTACCTCCTGTGTTGGGTCCGGTAATAACCAGGGTTTTAAAGTTTTTGCCCAACTCTATGGTGGCCGGTACCGCATCGCCGGGCAACAGGGGATGGCGCCCCTGTTTAATATAAATATATGGTGAACCTTCTGTTATCTGGGGGCTCCAGGCCTTTAACTTAAGGCTGTAGCGGGCTCTTGCCATTATGTAGTCCAGCTCAGCCAGTGCCTGTAAAGCCAGGGAAAGTTCCTGGGCAACCGCACTGACGCCCTGGGACAGTTCCGCCAGGATTCTTTGTATTTCTTGTTTTTCTGCCGCCATTAAACGGCGTACTTCGTTATTGGCATCTACCACGGCCAGCGGTTCCACAAACAGGGTGGCGCCACTGGCAGATTGATCATGCACAATGCCAGGAATTTGATTGCGGTATTCCTGTTTAACCGGTATCACATAGCGATCCTGGCGGACCGTAACAATTGGTTCCTGCAAGTATTTTTGATTTTCCGGCGCCCGGATAATGCTTTCTACCCGTTCCCTGATACGGTTTTGGGCCCGTAGGATACCTCGCCTGATTTGCAGTAATTGAGGCGAAGCATGATCCGCTATTTCTCCCCCGGGTAAAATAGCCCGTAAAATATCTTTTTCCAACTGCGGCTGCTGCGTTAATGATGCTGCAATTTCAGATAACAGCGGATAGCGGTGGCTCTTTTCGTTAAAAAACTTCTTAATCCGGCGGGAAGCCGCCAGGGTTTCCCCCACGGCCAATAATTCCTCCGCTGCCAATACAGCGTAACGGGAGACCCTGGCGAGGGCATCCCGAATATCATGCCAGCCGGACAACTCGGCCAGCGGGTCTAACCGCAGCAACTCCCTGCCCTCGCTGGTTTCTGCCAGCCGGCGCTTAATCAAAGCCGGGTCGCTACCGGGAACCAGGTCTTTAATTTTTTCCCGTGCCGGTTCAGACTGGGCACAAGCTGCCAGTTGTTCCAGCACTTTATCAAATTCCAACCGTTTAATAGTTCGTTCCATAATAAAAACTCCCTTAAATAACTCCCCTGAAATAATGTCCCTTGGTAAGGCCGGCCTTACTCAGCCGTTCTAAATCTTCCTTGGCTTCCCTGTCCTTCCGCTGATCCCTTATGCCATGACGGTATCTGTTGATAGCTTGGCGGTAATGGTTAACCGCCCTTGCCACATATGCATGATTTTCCTTTTTGGCTTCTATGCGCAGCACGGCAATTCCGGCATCCAACAGCAAAGGCAGGTCTTCAATAACACACAAATCTTTGGCGTTAAATAAATGCATGCGGCAGTAGCGATCCACTTCAAGGGGAAAGATCAACCCCAGCCGATCCTTTAAGCCGTATTCTCGGCCCCTACAAGGACGAGTGCATGTTTTGCCGGTAGCAAAATTGCCCAACACGCTGCCCAGCGGGCAGTACCGGGAGCTCATCAGGGGCAGCGCCCCCTGCACCAGAACTTCCGCAGGCAGTGGGCTGACAGCAGCCAGATCCTGCAGTTGTTTAATATTTAATTCCGGCGACAGCACCGCCCTGGCAACTCCTTGTTCCTTTAAAAAGTGGATGCCGGCGCTATTAAAAATATTAAGGGGGAAGTCTCCGATCACCGGTTTGTCGGTATAATCCCGGATAATTTGCAACAAACCCAAATTGCCCGCCAAAATGCCGTCTATGGCCAGGTCATTAACATGTTGCAGTAAACTGAGATAGTTTGGCAACTCCCGGTCATGCAAAATGCGCGGCGAATTAAGCACCAGAGATACACCGTTTTTACGGCAAAATTCGGCCCCCTGCTGCAAATCACTGGGGGTGATAATTCCTTTAGAGTGATAACTTTCGCCGCCAAAGTATACAATATCCGCCCCGTAGCTGACTGCCGCCTGTAAGGAGGTAATGTCTGTTACATTAACCG from Desulforamulus hydrothermalis Lam5 = DSM 18033 encodes:
- a CDS encoding endonuclease MutS2, whose protein sequence is MERTIKRLEFDKVLEQLAACAQSEPAREKIKDLVPGSDPALIKRRLAETSEGRELLRLDPLAELSGWHDIRDALARVSRYAVLAAEELLAVGETLAASRRIKKFFNEKSHRYPLLSEIAASLTQQPQLEKDILRAILPGGEIADHASPQLLQIRRGILRAQNRIRERVESIIRAPENQKYLQEPIVTVRQDRYVIPVKQEYRNQIPGIVHDQSASGATLFVEPLAVVDANNEVRRLMAAEKQEIQRILAELSQGVSAVAQELSLALQALAELDYIMARARYSLKLKAWSPQITEGSPYIYIKQGRHPLLPGDAVPATIELGKNFKTLVITGPNTGGKTVTLKTVGLFALMTQAGLHIPAEAGTTMGVYKKIFADIGDEQSIEQSLSTFSSHMTNIVHILQQVDEDSLVLLDELGAGTDPTEGAALARAILEELHNRGACTIATTHYSELKNYAYTTPGVENASVEFDAETLRPTYRLLIGRPGRSNAFEISARLGLRPDIVNRARQFLTTEQVQVAELINKLEKTQQAAEKDRAAAAALRRESEQLQEEYRRLAEELRTKKEEILARAHEEAGSFVRRARLEAEEAVKELRARLAEENTKNREEAIQQARSKLQQVTNKVTTGAPQPAAAGEVPDQVKPGEEVFLPKYNQKAYVLSVSGENVQVQAGILKMVVPVQELRRVNTPRVTTGESKVGKVLTDKALTVSTSLDLRGMTGDEAWPEIEKYLDDAFLAGLNSVILIHGKGTGALRAAVHRELKSHPRVKSFRLGEAGEGGAGATVVYLK